The proteins below are encoded in one region of Phaseolus vulgaris cultivar G19833 chromosome 1, P. vulgaris v2.0, whole genome shotgun sequence:
- the LOC137813626 gene encoding mitochondrial phosphate carrier protein 3, mitochondrial: protein MDFSDSSSGRNSLIPSFLYSSSSKTLPLHRMLHSTAVSAAAPSPPPANLDAGSRGLMIPSPSESRKIELYSPAFYAACTAGGILSCGLTHMTVTPLDLVKCNMQIDPAKYKNISSGFGVLLKEQGFKGFFRGWVPTLLGYSAQGACKFGFYEFFKKYYSDIAGPEYASKYKTLIYLAGSASAEVIADVALCPFEAVKVRVQTQPGFARGLADGLPKFVKSEGTLGLYKGIVPLWGRQIPYTMMKFASFETIVELIYKHAIPTPKNECSKNLQLGVSFAGGYIAGVLCAIVSHPADNLVSFLNNAKGATVGDAVKKFGVWGLFTRGLPLRIVMIGTLTGAQWGIYDAFKVFVGLPTTGGPAPAAAPAPGSELVKA, encoded by the exons ATGGATTTCTCCGACTCTTCTTCTGGCCGCAACTCTCTCATCCCCTCCTTCCTCTACTCCTCTTCCTCCAAGACGCTTCCTCTTCACCGCATGCTCCACTCCACCGCTGTCTCCGCCGCGGCACCCTCGCCACCGCCGGCTAACCTCGATGCGGGATCGCGCGGCCTTATGATTCCCTCTCCCAGCGAGTCACGCAAGATCGAGCTCTACTCGCCCGCCTTCTATGCTGCCTGTACTGCTGGTGGAATCCTCAGCTGTGGCCTCACTCACATGACCGTCACTCCTCTTGACCTTGTCAAGTGTAATATGCAG ATCGACCCTGCTAAGTATAAGAACATCTCGTCTGGGTTTGGTGTTTTGCTCAAGGAGCAGGGCTTCAAGGGCTTTTTCCGTGGTTGGGTGCCTACCTTGCTTGGTTACAGTGCCCAGGGTGCTTGCAAATTCGGATTCTACGAGTTCTTTAAGAAGTATTACTCTGATATTGCTGGCCCAGAGTATGCGAGCAAGTACAAGACCTTGATCTACCTTGCTGGTTCCGCTTCTGCGGAGGTTATTGCTGATGTTGCTCTTTGCCCTTTCGAGGCTGTGAAGGTCCGTGTCCAAACACAGCCTGGTTTTGCTAGGGGTTTGGCTGATGGGCTCccaaaatttgtgaaatctGAAGGAACCTTGGG GCTGTACAAGGGAATAGTGCCTCTGTGGGGACGACAGATTCCAT ACACAATGATGAAGTTTGCTTCATTTGAGACCATAGTTGAGCTGATCTATAAGCATGCCATTCCTACTCCAAAGAATGAGTGCAGCAAAAACCTGCAACTCGGTGTCAGTTTTGCTGGTGGATATATTGCTGGTGTGCTTTGTGCAATCGTGTCTCATCCTGCTGATAATCTTGTCTCTTTTCTGAACAATGCTAAAGGAGCAACAGTTGGTGAT GCGGTGAAGAAGTTTGGTGTCTGGGGTCTCTTCACCCGCGGTCTTCCCCTCCGTATTGTGATGATTGGAACTCTTACTGGTGCCCAATGGGGAATATATGATGCTTTCAAAGTCTTTGTTGGGCT GCCAACAACTGGTGGTCCTGCTCCTGCCGCTGCTCCAGCTCCTGGTTCTGAGCTAGTAAAGGCGTAG
- the LOC137813627 gene encoding V-type proton ATPase subunit C-like has protein sequence MASRYWAVSLPVHNSASQLWNQVQERISKHSFDTPLYRFNIPNLRVGTLDSLLSLSDDLAKSNNFVEGVTQKIRRQIEELERVSGVDGGGLTVDGVPVDSYLTRFVWDEAKYPTMSPLKEIVDGIHSQVAKIEDDLKVRVSEYNNIRSQLNAINRKQTGSLAVRDLSNLVKPEDIITSENLTTLLAIVSKYSQKDWLSSYETLTDYVVPRSSKKLYEDNEYALYTVTLFSRVVENYRTSAREKGFQIRDFEYSQETHENRKQELDKLVQDQERLRASLLQWCFTSYGEVFSSWMHFCAVRLFAESILRYGLPPSFLACVLAPSVKSEKKVRSILEALSDSTNSAYWKIEDEVGAGMAGLAGDSDAHPYVSFTINLA, from the exons ATGGCGAGTAGGTACTGGGCAGTGTCTCTTCCCGTCCACAACTCCGCATCTCAACTGTGGAACCAAGTTCAGGAACGAATCTCAAAACATTCCTTCGACACTCCTCTCTACAGA TTCAATATCCCTAACCTCCGCGTCGGAACCCTAGATTCTCTCCTCTCTCTCAGCGATGACCTCGCCAAG TCGAACAATTTCGTGGAAGGAGTGACGCAGAAGATCAGGCGCCAGATTGAGGAGCTCGAGAGAGTTTCCGGCGTGGACGGCGGCGGCCTCACCGTCGACGGCGTTCCCGTGGATTCCTACTTGACCAG GTTTGTTTGGGATGAGGCCAAGTACCCCACCATGTCGCCTTTGAAGGAGATTGTGGATGGTATTCACAGTCAAGTGGCTAAGATTGAGGATGATCTCAAG GTTCGTGTTTCTGAGTATAACAATATTCGTAGTCAGCTTAATGCTATCAACCGAAAGCAAACTGGAAG CTTGGCAGTCCGTGATCTTTCCAACTTGGTAAAACCTGAGGACATTATAACTTCAGAAAATTTAACTACCCTCCTTGCAATTGTTTCCAAGTATTCACAGAAGGATTGGCTTTCAAGCTACGAAACATTGACAGATTATGTG gttCCCAGGTCTTCTAAGAAGTTGTACGAGGACAACGAATATGCTCTTTATACTGTAACACTCTTCAGTCGAGTTGTAGAAAATTATAGAACTAGTGCACGGGAAAAAGGGTTCCAA ATTCGTGACTTTGAATACAGTCAAGAAACACACGAGAACCGAAAACAAGAGTTAGATAAATTGGTACAAGATCAGGAAAGATTGAGGGCTTCTCTGTTGCAATGGTGCTTTACCAGTTATGGAGAG GTTTTCAGTTCCTGGATGCACTTTTGTGCTGTGCGTTTATTTGCTGAGAGCATTCTGAGATATGGTCTGCCACCATCTTTCTTG GCATGCGTTCTAGCTCCTTCTGTAAAATCTGAGAAGAAAGTACGCTCTATCCTTGAAGCGTTGAGTGATAGTACAAACAG TGCATACTGGAAGATTGAGGATGAAgtaggtgctgggatggctggCCTTGCAGGTGATTCCGATGCCCACCCTTATGTTTCTTTCACTATCAATCTTGCTTGA